The genomic DNA ACCATCACTCCtcgctctcgctctctctctctctctcctccccctctctctctcctccaaaaTCTGACAGACGGCCATTTTTCTGTCAAAACTCACTTCCTTCCTCCCACTCCTTCCGTTCTCGAACTGCGTGCTCAAATTTCTGTGCTGGATTAACAGAAAGAAGAAGCAAGCAAGAACCAGGGAGCAGGGGCGAGCGAGATGTCGTCTTCAGACGAGGAGGGGTCAGGGGAGGAGTATCTCTTCAAGATCGTTATAATCGGCGACTCGGCGGTGGGGAAATCGAACTTGCTGTCCCGCTATGCGCGGAACGAGTTCAATGCCCACTCCAAGGCAACCATAGGCGTGGAGTTTCAGACCCAGAGCATGGAAATCGACGGCAAAGAGGTCAAAGCTCAGATTTGGGACACCGCCGGACAGGAACGCTTCAGGGCCGTCACCTCTGCTTACTACCGCGGCGCCGTCGGAGCTCTCATTGTTTATGATATCACCCGCAAGACCACTTTCGAGAGTGTTGGCCGCTGGCTCGATGAGCTCAAGAGTAAGCTACTTACACCGTCTGTTCAGAcaaagttttcttcttttctgcttttgcttttggttaTGGTGTTTTCATCTTGAAGCGAAATTGCTAAAGTAATTGTGATAATTGTGGTTGTTGGATTTGTGGGTTGCGTTTGTTTTAGGTGAATGTGAGTTTTGATTGGATGTGATGGATATGGATTTAGATCTTATGTACTTATGATTAAGAATTCTCTGTTTGAAAACTTCATTCAGAAGAAAgctaattatttttttcaaaatcttttgtttttttaaggtGGATGTGTAAATTGttataaaattgaaagaaaattctGCTTATATTGAGTTATTGACTAATatatgtaaacttttgaatacGTTCCGGTAGCCAATGATGTAAGTAAGTCTATTGTGTCAAATCGAGGAATGAatatcctcgccggatcctttttgtgaggatcctaggaTCCTCAAATCaatctgttcatcgtacatcgtacggtaaaaaatcattgtaatttttttaatttaaaattgaatataaacgatatctgataaaaactgactgcacgatatacgataaacggacggatgtgattggaggatccttgggattctcacaaagaggatccggcaagATACTCATTGCAAATCTAGGCCTGAGGTGCGTCTATTGGGTAGTTGAGAGGATTCAGATAACTTGATGGTTTGGTTGTTTTGCGTGTAACACTTTGTGGTCGAATGTATGTAGTATGGCGTGTTAGCTTCTATACAGAGTATTAGTAACTAAGAAGGGGGTAATATAGGAATCTTAAAGTTTCTGAACAGCTAAAAGATTATATATATTCAAGAGGTTTTGGTTGAAGTTATGATCTAAGATGCATGAATCGCCGCTATAATCTACTGAGGAGGTGTTTGACAGATAATGATTGATTGTTTATAGTGTCTGAGATATGAGGGCCCAAGTGAtacatgtttgtttgtttgtttgctgaATCTAAGAGCTTTGGCCATCCGATTCTATTTGTGAGAGAGCAATCAATCAGTGTAAGGGGGTCCTTACAACTCCTCTTTGGATTTTTTATGTGGGGGGATATGCTTTCCTAGCTGACCATCTAGTTAACCAAGTGTTCTTGGTATTTAGTACGGCATGAAATTTATGCCTTGTTAGTTTATCTTGTTATATGTTTGAAATTAGGCTAGCAACACTTGTAGTCTCCACACTATTCTCGAAAAATTCATTCTTTAGGAGGTCCATATCCGTACCTTAATTTTTCtctgaaaaattcaaaatgtacGATT from Pyrus communis chromosome 17, drPyrComm1.1, whole genome shotgun sequence includes the following:
- the LOC137723380 gene encoding ras-related protein RABA5e, producing the protein MSSSDEEGSGEEYLFKIVIIGDSAVGKSNLLSRYARNEFNAHSKATIGVEFQTQSMEIDGKEVKAQIWDTAGQERFRAVTSAYYRGAVGALIVYDITRKTTFESVGRWLDELKTHSDTTLAMMLVGNKCDLEDIRAVSVEDGRSLAEAEGLFFMETSALDSTNVIKAFELVIQEIYNNVSRKVLNSDTYKAELSVNRVSLVNNGADGSKKTQGYFSCCSG